The nucleotide window TTCATCTTGCCGCGCAGGCCGCGCAGCTCGGCCTGGAGCTTGGCGAGCTCGTGCGCGGGGCCGCCTCGGACGCGCTGGAGGTACAGCTCGCGCTCGCGCTCCTCGATGCTCGCGCGCAGCTTGCCGCCCTTGGTGTCCTCGAGCGTGACGGTGGGCAGCTTCGCCAGGGCGTCGCTGGCGCCGGTGCCGCCGCGGAAGATGCTGCGCGCCAGGGGGCGCAGGGGGATGGGCTGACGCTCCAGGAGGGCGCTGACGCGCAGGACGAGCTCATCGGCGGCGCGGTTGGTGGGGGCCACCGCGAGGATGCGCTCGTTGGGGAAGGCGCGCAGGGCGCGGGCGATGAGGTCGGCGACGGCGGTCGTCTTGCCGGTGCCGGGGGGGCCCCAGATGCAGCCCCAGGGCTGGGCCCAGAGGCGGTCGGTCGGGATGAGTTCGGCGTCCTGGGGACGCGGCGTGGGCGCGGGCTCGTCTCCGCTGGCGCGGCGCAGGGCCTGGTGGAGGGCGGGTTGACGGTCCTCGTACGCGGAGGCGGCGGTGCAGAGGGCCTCGGCGAAGTCATAGGGCCGATAGCACCAGCGGTCCGCGGCGAGGGCGCGGCGGTCCACGTCGTCACCGTGGTCGGGGGCGGCGAAGACGCGGCCGGACTCGAAGTCGAGGTGGACGACGTCTCCGCCGAAGACGCACTCCTCGCCGAGGAAGCCGAGCAGCGAGCCACCGGACCAGTCCGGGTCCGCGGCGGGGACGGGGACGAGGGACAGCACGCCGGGGCCTTGGAGGGAGACCTGACGCACGTCCTGGAGCAACTTGGCGCGGTACTGGCTGCGCTCGGAGAGGAGCGCGTCGCTCAGGTCCTCGGGGAGGTATTCGGGAGGGCGCCAGGCCTCGCGGCGCTTCCCGGTGGCGACGGCGGCCTGGATGACCTGGCGTTCGGACGCGGTGACATCGGAGGGCGCGGCGACATCGCGTGCGGGTAGCTCCTCGGGTGAAGCGGCGTCCGGGGGCGGAGCGGAAGGCTTCGGGCGCTGGAGCCTGGCGCGGGAGAGGGCCAGGAGCGGATTGGGTGAGCGCGGGATGTCCTCGGGCTCGGAGGAGGCCTGGGGAGCAGTGCGGGAGGACGGAGGTGGGACGGGGGCGTCGTCGTACTCGACGTGAAGCTCTCGGACGGAGTCTTCCTTTTGTGGCGCGGGGCGCCCTTCGGAGACCTCGTTGTGCGTCCGGTGCGTCATGTCGGCGGGCCCCGGGCCCCTCGGCCCAGGCCGGGTACGGGCGCGCGAAGGTAGGGGAGGCGTGGATCCACGTCAATGCAAGCCCCGGGGGCGCGACTGTGCGCTCACGTACGGCTGGCACCCAGCAGCCGGCCAGGCACGGGGCGCCGATACCCACGACGGATTTCTTCTGAACTGCACCGCGACGTGGGCGTGGCTTCCGGACGGAGTGGGTGAGACCACGCGCGCTGTCAGCATCTTCCTGTATTTCTGGGTTGTGCCTGCCTTTGACGGGCCTCACTCGGAGTACACGCCATGCAGCTTCACTGGGTCGTTCCGCTGCTCCTGCTGGCGCTCGTCACCGGTTGCGCGACGAGTCGCGTCGTCCGATTGGACACGGGACATGACGCCTTCGTCGTCACTCCTCACGAGGAGCCAGGCGAGGAAGTGAGCGCGGCAGAACTCGACGACGACGAGTACGAAGAGGCCATCACGGAACTGGCCCGGGACGTACGTCCGTTCCGCAACCCCATGCAGGAGGCCCGTGACCTCTTCGGAGTGCCGTCCCGCGGCGGTGTGTACCGATACGAGAGCCACCCCTCCCAACTCACCCTCCAGAGTCGAGAGGACGCAGACGATCCCCATCTGCTGGAGTCCTACGCGGATGACGAACTGACGCGCGCCTACGGCCAATGGTGCGCGCGAAAGAAGCAGACCGGGGACTGCCTACGGCTGTTGCAGGAGGGCCCCCTGCTGGCCAGCGATGGCAGGTACGCATGGGCCTTGGCCATCGCGATGGACTCCGTGTGGGAGGAGACAGCCGAGGCGGTGGAGGACATGACGGACCCAGGCGCGGTCATGGCCACCATCACCGCAGCGGCGACGATGTACCTCTTGCTCTGGGCGCTACCCGAACCCCTGTCCAAGGGCGTCGCCGCGACCCTGACAGCGATTGCCATCGCCTACCTGGGCGTGGACACGACGTGGCGTTTGCTGGACGGGTGGTTGACCCTGGTACGAGAGGCGGACCAGGCGACGACATTCTCGCAGCTCAGCGCAGCGGGCGAAGCCTACGGAGAGATCCTGGGTGAGAATGCGGCACGGGTCCTCGTGATGCTGGCAACGGCCGCCATTGGAAACACGGCGGGACTGGCAGCGAAGGCTGGGAGGCTGCCGGGCTCTGCGCCCGCAGCGCTCGCAGTTGAGTCCCAGGCAGGCTTCCAGTACCTCGCGGTGGGAAGTGTGCAGTCCGTCGCGGTGACTGCAGAGGGGTTCACCGTCGTACTGGCCCCCAACGCGCTGGCCATGGCGAGCCGCCAGAAAGAGCGCCACCACATCGCCACGAACAAGAACGATGTCTCAGCTGCACGTGGCGGGCCTTGGACGCCGAGATTCCGCGACCTCTTTACCAGGGCCGGAATGGAGCTGAAGGACCCCGAGAACATCGTGGAAGTCGTCGGGCACAAGGGCCCCCATCCGCAGCGGTATCATGAACGCGTCCAGGAGCGACTCCTCGAAGCTTTGGGGAGCTGCCGGAAGGTGGCAGATTGCCGCGAGGCCCTCACGATTGAGCTTCGTAGGCTCGCCAGAGATGCCGCGACCCCGGGAACGGAAATCCACAGGCTTTTGACCCAGCGCAAGTAACGCGGCAAGGAAGTCCACCATGTCTCCCTCCTCTCGATACTTCAGGCTCAAAGAGGACGTACGCGCCGGCTATTGGTATCTGGGAGAACCGTTGCGAGAGCAGGAACAGGAACTGGAGGACATCCGGGAGTTCACCTCGGGACGGTCCGTTCGAGGAGTGGGTCGCTTGATGCTCTCCGTTCGCGAGCCTGGGCGTCAGCGCGATTTCAACATGGCCGGTGTCGGCATGACGCCTGTTGTCCACGGCAGGGTGGCTGCCATCTTCGCGGAGCATGCGCCTGATGATGTGCAACTCATCCCTGTCCATCTCAAAGGCCACCCGGACGATTACCAGGTCCTCGTAGCGACGAAGACGGTCCAGTGCATCGACGACAAGGCCTCGAGCGAGGTGGAGTTCTGGCTGCCAGAGGATGCTCGGCCAGACAAGCTCGGCCAGTACCGGAACGTGGTCGATATGCGGATCGACCCCACGAAAGTGGGCAAGACGAAGGTCTTCCGCACCTGGGGATGGACCGTTGCCCTCATCGTCTCGGAGGACATCAAGGTCGCCATGGAGCGCGCCAAGGTCACGGGAGCCAAGTTCGAGGAAGTCTAGGCGGCCGACCTCGGCCCTCCTGCCTCGCCGTGTTTTCCCGCTCCCCCACCAAGCAAGGGTGTAGGACCTTCGACCCTCTTGGGTGTACACCCGCGCCCCGCCCTGTTTGCTTCGGGCGCCCAGGGGTGTTTAGGAGAGAAGCCCCCCGCCCGACGCCGCCCCACCGCCATGGCCCAGACGACGCGCTACGCCCATCCCTTCCTGCCCATCACCCGCGCCGACATGCAGGCGCGCGGCTGGGAACAGTGCGACATCATCATCGTGACGGGAGACGCGTACGTGGACCACCCGGCGTTCGGCCCGGTGCTCATCGCCCGCTTCCTCGAGGGCCGCGGCTTCAAGGTGGGCCTCATCCCCCAGCCCGACTGGCACTCGGCC belongs to Myxococcus fulvus and includes:
- a CDS encoding AHH domain-containing protein, yielding MQLHWVVPLLLLALVTGCATSRVVRLDTGHDAFVVTPHEEPGEEVSAAELDDDEYEEAITELARDVRPFRNPMQEARDLFGVPSRGGVYRYESHPSQLTLQSREDADDPHLLESYADDELTRAYGQWCARKKQTGDCLRLLQEGPLLASDGRYAWALAIAMDSVWEETAEAVEDMTDPGAVMATITAAATMYLLLWALPEPLSKGVAATLTAIAIAYLGVDTTWRLLDGWLTLVREADQATTFSQLSAAGEAYGEILGENAARVLVMLATAAIGNTAGLAAKAGRLPGSAPAALAVESQAGFQYLAVGSVQSVAVTAEGFTVVLAPNALAMASRQKERHHIATNKNDVSAARGGPWTPRFRDLFTRAGMELKDPENIVEVVGHKGPHPQRYHERVQERLLEALGSCRKVADCREALTIELRRLARDAATPGTEIHRLLTQRK
- a CDS encoding imm11 family protein codes for the protein MSPSSRYFRLKEDVRAGYWYLGEPLREQEQELEDIREFTSGRSVRGVGRLMLSVREPGRQRDFNMAGVGMTPVVHGRVAAIFAEHAPDDVQLIPVHLKGHPDDYQVLVATKTVQCIDDKASSEVEFWLPEDARPDKLGQYRNVVDMRIDPTKVGKTKVFRTWGWTVALIVSEDIKVAMERAKVTGAKFEEV